GTTATTCGGCATAAGAAAAGACAGTTTTACCTATGCCCAGCTTAATACGGTTTCGATGACGCCAGACGAACAAAATCTTTCGCTGGTCATGCCGGATGAAGTGATCGAGCTTTACGACCTTTGCAAGGTTGATCCCTGCCAGGAACCGGAAAAGTTTCAGAAATATGTCAACGAGAAAAAAGCTTCACCACCCAAGACGACGATTATGGCGCGCGATGTCGAAATTGTTCCGCCGAAAAAGTAAATCCGATGAGAATTTATTTTAAAAAATCGGGAGGAAAACGGCAATTTTGGTGTCTATCTATAATGGATGGTAAACCGTGTTGATCAATTGGGGGCGAGCCAAGCTGAAAATGGCGAGAAAACAGGGGTGGGTTAGAGCCGAGTGTCGTTTTCCGATAGCCCGTGGGGGGGAAGTTTAGATATGCCGGTTTTCTCAACCGGGGGGACTCTTCCCTCAAGAGATTGGCCGTCCCGCCAGAGGATGAGATTGGCGGGGCGGCCCTCTCATTCACATTAGTCGCAAGGATGCCTTGTGGCAACGCCAAGTTGGAAGGTGTTGGCTATCTGGGCGGGCATACAAAATACGTGCGGGGGTTCGTAGGGCTGAGGCCGCCTCCTCTCGTGCAAAGTTGAGGGGCGGCCTCTCTCTTTACGGCTTCTTTTTAAAAAGCTCTTCGAGTTTCTGGCGCGCTTCCGCCGCCCGGTCCGCCGATTTGTTTAAAACACGCTGGGCGGCGGCTTCGAAATAATCGCAAAAATTTCCCATCGCTTTATCCTGCACGAATTCCGCTTGCGGCTCGCGGCATTGGTGATGCGCCTTTTCATCGTAAAACCGGCAATTCAAGCAACAATGCACATACGCCGCGCATTGCGGGCACGTATCGCCGCGGCCAGGCTGGCGCGCGATTTTGATTTCCACACCACATGAATAGCAAAACATGATTTGCGCCTCTTGTTTTTACATGAATCTGGTGAGGTGTTTTTTCACCGTTTCGGGATAGGGCGCCAGCATCTCCTGCAACCGATTGCGGTCAAGATGATTCCAGTTCCACTCATCCAAATTTGGCGCCAGGCCGTTTTGTCTTTGGAGGTAAACAAAATCCAACGCCGCTTGTTCAGGCGCGGCAGGAAACAGCCGATCCTGCGCGCCATAGCCGAAAAACAAATCCGGTTTAATGTGGAAATAGGCAATTTCGCCAAGCGCCGTCGAAAACGACTTGGTCTTGTTAAGCGTTGCACAATGAACAACATGCGGCGCCTGATCGATAACGCCGTGCCTGAACAACGCCGACTCCAAAGAAATATAAGCCGGCGGATAAAGCACGCTGGCAATTTCTTCGAGCGCCGGCATTTGAAAGGTGTTGGCGTAAAGGTTTTTGCCGAGGCTGACGAGAAATTGGCGATTTCCCAGCCGGGTCAGCGCGCGGCGCAAGGCCGGGGCGGAAAGCTTTGTCAGCCGCATCAACTCGGCATAAGAATAAATGGATTTGCCCTGGCGCAACCGTTCCATCCAATTGGCCTGGGTAAAAACTTTTGGCATGCTTTGCTTCTCAATTGCTGATAAGGTCCAAGGCGCACCGCGCTTCGTCTAAAACCCGGCTGGCACTGGCGCGAATGATGTCATAGCCGTTTTTTTCCACCATGCGCCGATAGCGCACCGGCAAAAAACGGCTCATCTCGCTGATCAATAACGCCGGAGAAAAATTATCCAATTTCTGATGCATGGTTTCGGCAGTCGCGACCACGTGATAATCGTGAATTTTTTTTTGCAGCAACGCCGCATCGATAGCGGTATGCAGAACCTCGTGAAGATACCAGAGACCGAAAAGGTCGCAGCCTTTTGAGCAGGGGCGGCCCAACACGGCGGCGATTTTTTCCGCCAGCAACTCGGCCGGTGTCAGCCCATTGACCAGCGGCAGTCGCTGAATGACGTCCAACTCCGAGCGCACAGCAAAAGGCTGGGGCCGATAAACCGGAGAGTGGGCAAATTCGATTTTGATGCGAAATTTCTGCCGTTGTCCCTGCGGAAGAAACATATACCAGGCAACATAAATCCGGCGCGCCCTGCGCGAATCCGGCAGCTTCCATTGGTGTTCGCCCACCCCGAGCAGTTGTGTCACCATTTTTT
This candidate division KSB1 bacterium DNA region includes the following protein-coding sequences:
- a CDS encoding nucleotidyl transferase AbiEii/AbiGii toxin family protein, encoding MSWQLLKQKAADEQIPFATLVFAALHLPILEGLFNCPESHVLNFQGGTSIHLLHGGYRYSEDLHFAGNELNWAAAEKLVRQAQADVEKMVTQLLGVGEHQWKLPDSRRARRIYVAWYMFLPQGQRQKFRIKIEFAHSPVYRPQPFAVRSELDVIQRLPLVNGLTPAELLAEKIAAVLGRPCSKGCDLFGLWYLHEVLHTAIDAALLQKKIHDYHVVATAETMHQKLDNFSPALLISEMSRFLPVRYRRMVEKNGYDIIRASASRVLDEARCALDLISN